In Magnetococcales bacterium, a single genomic region encodes these proteins:
- a CDS encoding peptidase, which produces MTYCVGIQLNEGMILASDSRTNAGVDQVGSYPKMFTFVWKGERQFVLLSSGNLATTQAVVHRLFLDSENPECKTSLRTVVDMHAAADYLGSVSLDVQKRSEDRQDSSVRFEATFILAGQIGSARHAMFLIYPEGNHIAPSPYHPFLQIGETKYGKPILDRIVHVGMSIDDATRCALVSLDSTMRSNLTVGPPIDLLMLHSGQLDGGTQARLGQDNPYLLSLCKHWHKGLERIFHGLPPFNWEKLKDHS; this is translated from the coding sequence ATGACCTATTGCGTCGGCATTCAACTCAACGAGGGCATGATACTCGCTTCCGACTCACGCACCAATGCCGGTGTGGACCAGGTGGGTTCCTATCCCAAAATGTTCACCTTCGTTTGGAAAGGGGAACGCCAGTTCGTCCTGCTCTCCTCGGGCAATCTGGCCACGACACAGGCAGTGGTCCACCGCCTCTTCCTGGACAGCGAAAATCCGGAGTGCAAAACCAGCCTGCGCACCGTGGTGGACATGCATGCCGCCGCCGACTATCTCGGCTCGGTCAGCCTCGATGTACAAAAACGATCCGAGGATCGACAAGACTCCTCCGTGCGCTTTGAAGCCACCTTCATTCTGGCCGGCCAGATCGGCTCGGCCCGGCACGCCATGTTTCTGATCTACCCGGAAGGGAACCACATCGCTCCCTCCCCCTATCACCCTTTCCTTCAGATCGGTGAAACCAAATACGGCAAACCCATCCTCGACCGGATCGTACACGTCGGGATGTCCATCGACGACGCCACGCGCTGCGCCCTGGTCTCTCTGGACTCCACCATGCGTTCCAACCTGACGGTCGGTCCACCCATCGACCTGCTCATGCTCCACTCTGGTCAACTCGACGGCGGCACCCAGGCCCGTCTCGGACAGGACAACCCCTATCTGCTCTCCCTGTGCAAGCACTGGCACAAGGGCCTGGAACGCATCTTCCACGGACTCCCCCCGTTCAACTGGGAAAAACTCAAAGACCACTCCTGA
- a CDS encoding transglutaminase family protein encodes MTIRVAIRHQTSYRFDRLVSLSPHVIRLRPAPHCRTPIDSYTLKIRPEPHFINWQQDPFGNFLARVVFPELCRELSIDVEVVARMVTINPFDFFLEESARTFSFPYEKELLKELQPYLEVRETSPHLEKWLQNLNQKPRPTIDFLAETLQALQKKIGYTIRMEPGIQSCEETFAKGTGSCRDTAWLLVQALRRLGLAARFVSGYLVQLVSDVKSLDGPSGPPADFTDLHAWCEVYLPGAGWIGMDPTSGLFAGEGHIPLACTPDPRNAAPVTGNSDPCEVTFHHANTLTRIQEDPRVTKPYTDDQWSAILALGEQVDEEIVANDIRLTMGGEPTFVSIDDMDGPEWTTAADGPHKRERAHDLLLRLARRFATGSLLHFAQGKWYPGEELPRWRYACYWRTDGQPLWHHPDLQGDPTRNDGQDIASAQRFAQRLAARLGGIESALTPAYEDPIYHIWQEYSLPVGVDPLQASLKDSLDRQRLARILSQGLQNPVGFALPLAWDPHASRWISCLWQTRQGHLFLIPGDSPMGLRLPLQSLHATPPEKRPSPPERCAFEPREPLPAQQPVAAALLADFIGTALCIEPREGRLCIFLPPLTHLEGFMAVVEAIEATAQELAIPVLLEGYPPPEDWRLNKFYVTPDPGVIEVNIHPAHHWADLVHCTTVLYEEARNARLATEKFLLDGRHTGTGGGNHVTLGGPTPADSPLLRRPDLLASLITYWQHHPGLSYLFSSLFIGPTSQAPRVDEGRDDYLHELEIALSQIPNGESDQPWLADRLLRHLLVDISGNTHRAEFCIDKLYAPHSPTGRLGLLELRAFEMPPHARMSLVQMVLLRTLVARFWQQPYRIPLVRWSTTLHDRFMLPYHVARDVAEVAAELRAAGYPFQDAWLDPFLEFRFPKIGEVQIQGVHLELRQALEPWHVLGEELSRQGTTRFVDSSAERIQIRIANLPPDRYQVACNGHLLPMNNTGTAGEYVAGVRFKAWQPPSAMHPLIKVHSPLVFDLFDTWNKRAVGGCTYHVVHPGGRSYDTF; translated from the coding sequence ATGACCATCCGTGTCGCCATCCGCCATCAAACCTCTTATCGATTCGACCGCCTTGTCTCCCTTTCGCCTCACGTCATCCGCCTGCGTCCGGCGCCGCATTGCCGCACGCCCATCGACTCCTACACCCTGAAGATCCGACCGGAGCCCCATTTCATCAATTGGCAGCAGGATCCTTTCGGCAATTTTCTTGCCCGGGTGGTCTTTCCGGAACTCTGCCGGGAACTGAGCATCGACGTGGAGGTGGTGGCCCGCATGGTCACCATCAATCCATTCGATTTTTTCCTGGAAGAGTCGGCCCGCACATTTTCTTTCCCCTACGAAAAAGAACTCCTGAAGGAGCTGCAACCCTATCTTGAGGTCAGAGAAACCAGCCCGCACCTGGAAAAATGGCTGCAAAACCTGAACCAAAAACCTCGTCCCACCATTGATTTTCTCGCCGAAACCCTGCAAGCGCTGCAAAAGAAGATCGGTTACACCATCCGCATGGAGCCCGGGATCCAATCCTGTGAGGAGACCTTTGCCAAGGGAACCGGTTCCTGCCGGGATACCGCCTGGCTGCTGGTGCAGGCCCTGCGCCGGCTGGGACTTGCCGCCCGTTTTGTCTCCGGATATTTGGTCCAACTGGTCTCGGATGTCAAATCCCTGGACGGACCCTCCGGCCCCCCCGCCGATTTTACCGATCTGCACGCCTGGTGTGAGGTCTATCTGCCCGGGGCCGGCTGGATTGGCATGGATCCCACCTCAGGCCTCTTCGCCGGAGAGGGGCATATTCCCCTGGCCTGTACGCCGGATCCTCGCAACGCCGCGCCCGTCACCGGCAACAGCGATCCTTGCGAGGTCACATTCCACCACGCCAACACCTTGACCCGTATCCAGGAAGATCCCCGCGTCACCAAACCCTACACCGATGACCAGTGGTCGGCCATTCTGGCCTTGGGGGAGCAGGTGGATGAGGAAATCGTGGCCAACGACATCCGCCTCACCATGGGGGGGGAACCCACTTTCGTCTCCATCGACGACATGGACGGCCCGGAGTGGACGACGGCAGCCGACGGTCCCCACAAACGGGAGCGAGCCCACGATCTGCTGTTGCGATTGGCCCGGCGTTTTGCCACCGGATCCCTGTTGCACTTCGCCCAGGGCAAGTGGTACCCCGGGGAGGAGCTGCCGCGTTGGCGTTACGCCTGTTACTGGCGAACCGACGGCCAGCCTCTCTGGCACCACCCCGACCTCCAGGGAGACCCCACCCGCAACGATGGTCAGGATATCGCGTCCGCCCAACGCTTCGCCCAAAGGTTGGCCGCCCGGCTGGGTGGTATTGAATCGGCCCTCACCCCCGCCTACGAAGACCCGATCTATCACATCTGGCAGGAGTACTCCCTCCCCGTGGGCGTCGATCCCCTGCAAGCCTCTCTGAAGGACTCCCTGGACCGGCAACGCCTGGCGCGTATCCTGTCCCAGGGGTTGCAAAATCCGGTGGGTTTTGCCCTCCCCCTGGCCTGGGATCCACACGCATCCCGCTGGATCAGTTGCCTGTGGCAAACACGTCAGGGGCACCTTTTTCTGATTCCCGGCGACTCCCCCATGGGCTTGCGGCTCCCCCTGCAATCGTTGCACGCCACGCCTCCGGAGAAGCGACCTTCACCTCCCGAACGGTGCGCTTTTGAACCCAGGGAACCCCTGCCGGCACAGCAACCGGTCGCGGCAGCCCTGCTGGCTGATTTCATCGGCACGGCGCTTTGCATCGAACCCCGGGAGGGGCGTCTGTGCATCTTTCTGCCACCCTTGACCCATCTGGAGGGGTTCATGGCCGTGGTCGAAGCCATCGAGGCCACAGCCCAAGAGTTGGCCATCCCAGTCCTTCTGGAGGGGTATCCACCCCCGGAAGATTGGCGTCTCAACAAGTTTTATGTCACCCCGGACCCCGGGGTCATCGAGGTCAACATCCATCCCGCCCACCATTGGGCCGACCTGGTCCACTGCACGACCGTGCTTTACGAAGAGGCTCGCAACGCCCGTTTGGCGACGGAAAAATTTTTGCTGGATGGCCGCCACACCGGCACCGGCGGCGGCAACCATGTCACCCTGGGGGGACCGACCCCTGCCGACAGCCCCCTGTTGCGGCGCCCCGACCTGCTCGCCAGTCTGATCACCTATTGGCAGCACCACCCAGGGCTCTCCTACCTCTTTTCCAGCCTTTTCATCGGCCCCACCAGCCAGGCGCCGCGTGTCGATGAAGGCCGCGACGACTATCTCCACGAGCTTGAAATCGCCCTCAGTCAGATTCCCAACGGCGAAAGCGACCAACCCTGGCTTGCCGATCGGCTGTTGCGCCACCTGTTGGTGGACATCTCCGGCAACACCCACCGGGCAGAGTTTTGCATCGACAAACTCTACGCCCCGCACAGCCCCACAGGCCGTCTCGGCTTACTGGAACTGCGCGCCTTTGAAATGCCCCCGCATGCCAGGATGAGCCTGGTCCAGATGGTGTTGCTCCGGACTTTGGTCGCCCGATTCTGGCAGCAGCCCTATCGCATCCCTCTGGTGCGTTGGAGCACGACCCTGCATGACCGTTTCATGCTGCCGTATCACGTCGCCCGGGACGTGGCCGAGGTGGCCGCCGAACTGCGGGCAGCCGGTTATCCATTCCAGGATGCCTGGCTGGATCCCTTTCTCGAATTTCGTTTCCCCAAAATAGGCGAGGTCCAAATACAGGGAGTCCATCTTGAACTGCGGCAGGCGCTGGAGCCCTGGCACGTCCTCGGCGAGGAGCTCAGCCGCCAGGGAACCACCCGTTTTGTGGACTCCTCCGCCGAACGCATCCAGATCCGCATCGCCAACCTCCCCCCGGATCGTTACCAGGTTGCCTGCAATGGCCACCTCCTCCCCATGAACAATACTGGCACCGCCGGAGAGTACGTCGCCGGGGTCCGTTTCAAAGCCTGGCAACCCCCTTCCGCCATGCACCCCCTCATCAAGGTCCATTCCCCCCTGGTGTTCGATCTCTTCGACACCTGGAACAAACGCGCCGTTGGTGGCTGCACCTATCATGTGGTCCACCCGGGCGGACGCAGTTACGACACCTTC
- a CDS encoding circularly permuted type 2 ATP-grasp protein: MLNSDYLTMESGKLPEQENLEPGYQEAFGGDGTLQAHWRKFFDFLYAGGPDLPQRLEEDARRLLRESGATYNIRAGQFSRRHVWPLDPVPLIMDADLWERLSVGLTQRHQLLSLLLQDLYGPRRCIHEGILPAEVVYGWSGFLLSSYGRNTGQTPALPFYAADMGRDMSGRFLVLSDRTQAPSGHGYVLQNRRVMGRLYGSTGQLANIPPLLPFFRAMRSDLVSLTPYSKQEAHVVLLTPGPGYETHYEHTLLAHFLGLTLAQGDDLAVRHGRLWLKTLDGLMPVEVVLRRVDETWCDPLELREDSMLGVVGLTQVARAGRVAMANVLGSGVLETLAIQAYLPRLANYFLGADLLLASPRTWWLGDPVQRAEAVARWSELTILPLAYDPVYPISGNASVAALSREQVLAMPHRFVARESFIPSRAPCIHAGQLGHQPVLIRAYLSSDGQHARVMPGGLARVATGHSGSLAFSPTQGGVAKDIWIVAAQPFEQRETLVSTPILNPAPLVGVPSRVAENLFWIGRYAERAEGTIRLFREFMALDTEENSLTSRQRDLCRRLLLTTFTHVTATYPGFTGEEGAYALSDPFSELFSTLLTPERVGSLAFSLRSMIHAAFSVRDRLSTDTWEVLDGISQALDALQGRMPRNLGGLFWETGPLLQGLTAFSGLTWENMNRDLGWRFLDLGRRLERSMFLAQVLETTLAEPVEESSETAIMERLLNVNDSLTAFRMQFQTTMELSLVLEKLLQDDTNPRSLVFQLTLMENHAAAIPRSPHQNLYRTHLGRVVFETLAAVRLADPGELIRVTEAGGQREKLIDLTGRIRKLLPLFSETASNSYFRHADPPHHLFRANRNAR, translated from the coding sequence GTGCTGAACAGCGACTATTTGACCATGGAGAGCGGAAAGTTGCCCGAGCAGGAAAATCTGGAACCAGGATATCAGGAAGCTTTTGGTGGCGATGGTACGCTCCAGGCCCATTGGCGGAAATTTTTTGATTTTCTCTATGCCGGTGGACCCGATCTGCCCCAGCGGTTGGAAGAGGATGCCAGGCGTTTGCTGCGGGAATCCGGCGCGACCTACAATATTCGGGCAGGGCAGTTCAGCCGGCGCCATGTCTGGCCGTTGGATCCGGTGCCGTTGATCATGGACGCCGATCTCTGGGAGCGGCTCTCCGTGGGTTTGACGCAACGCCATCAGCTCCTTTCGCTGCTGTTGCAGGATCTGTATGGTCCGCGCCGTTGCATCCACGAAGGCATTCTGCCGGCAGAGGTGGTTTACGGTTGGTCGGGCTTTTTGTTGTCCTCCTATGGCCGCAATACAGGGCAGACGCCGGCTTTGCCATTTTATGCCGCGGATATGGGACGCGATATGTCTGGACGTTTTCTGGTTCTTTCGGACCGGACGCAGGCCCCTTCCGGACATGGGTACGTGTTGCAGAATCGGCGGGTCATGGGGCGGCTGTATGGCAGCACCGGGCAGTTGGCCAACATTCCGCCGCTGTTGCCCTTTTTCCGGGCCATGCGCTCGGATCTGGTGTCTCTGACGCCGTACTCCAAGCAGGAGGCCCATGTGGTGCTTCTGACGCCAGGGCCGGGTTACGAGACACACTACGAACATACCCTGCTGGCCCATTTTTTGGGATTGACCTTGGCCCAGGGAGATGATCTGGCCGTGCGTCATGGCCGCCTGTGGCTGAAAACCCTGGATGGGTTGATGCCTGTCGAAGTGGTGCTGCGCCGGGTTGATGAGACCTGGTGCGATCCTCTGGAGTTGCGGGAGGATTCGATGTTGGGGGTGGTGGGGTTGACCCAGGTGGCCCGGGCAGGACGGGTGGCCATGGCCAACGTTCTCGGGAGCGGCGTTCTGGAAACCCTGGCCATCCAGGCTTATCTGCCCCGCCTTGCCAACTATTTTCTTGGCGCGGATCTGCTTCTGGCGAGTCCCCGCACCTGGTGGTTGGGTGATCCGGTTCAACGAGCCGAGGCTGTGGCGCGTTGGTCCGAGTTGACGATCCTGCCTCTGGCCTATGATCCGGTCTATCCGATATCCGGCAATGCTTCGGTTGCAGCACTCTCCAGGGAACAGGTTCTCGCGATGCCGCACCGCTTTGTTGCCCGGGAGAGTTTTATCCCATCCCGGGCGCCCTGCATCCATGCTGGCCAGCTTGGTCACCAACCGGTCCTCATTCGCGCCTATCTCTCCAGCGATGGGCAACATGCCCGGGTGATGCCGGGGGGATTGGCGCGCGTTGCCACGGGACATAGCGGTTCTCTGGCTTTTTCCCCCACGCAGGGGGGGGTTGCCAAGGATATCTGGATTGTTGCCGCGCAGCCTTTTGAACAACGTGAGACCCTGGTCAGCACGCCCATTCTGAATCCGGCGCCGCTGGTCGGCGTTCCCAGCCGGGTGGCGGAAAACCTGTTTTGGATCGGGCGTTATGCGGAGCGGGCTGAAGGAACGATTCGTTTGTTTCGTGAGTTCATGGCCTTGGATACGGAGGAGAACTCCTTGACCTCCCGGCAGCGTGACCTGTGCCGCCGGCTGCTTTTGACCACCTTCACCCACGTCACGGCCACCTACCCCGGGTTTACGGGCGAGGAGGGGGCTTATGCCCTCTCCGATCCATTTTCCGAACTTTTTTCGACTCTCCTGACTCCCGAACGGGTCGGCAGTCTGGCCTTCTCTCTGCGATCCATGATTCATGCGGCTTTTTCGGTGCGTGATCGTCTCTCGACCGATACCTGGGAAGTCCTGGACGGCATCTCCCAGGCCTTGGACGCCCTGCAAGGACGCATGCCCCGGAATCTTGGAGGGCTCTTCTGGGAGACCGGACCTCTGCTGCAGGGATTGACCGCTTTTTCCGGCCTGACCTGGGAAAATATGAATCGTGACCTGGGGTGGCGGTTCCTTGATCTGGGGCGCCGCCTGGAACGCAGCATGTTTTTGGCGCAGGTCTTGGAAACCACCCTGGCCGAACCGGTGGAAGAGAGCAGTGAGACGGCCATCATGGAGCGGTTGCTCAACGTCAACGACAGTCTGACCGCCTTTCGCATGCAGTTCCAGACCACGATGGAACTCTCTCTGGTGCTGGAAAAGTTGTTGCAGGATGATACCAATCCACGTTCGCTGGTGTTTCAGTTGACTCTGATGGAGAACCATGCGGCAGCCATTCCACGCAGCCCGCACCAGAATCTCTACCGCACCCAT